Proteins encoded by one window of Terriglobia bacterium:
- a CDS encoding GMC family oxidoreductase, translating into MLRDMYLDPQTVRDGFTDSADVCLIGSGAGGSVLAKNLVEAGLSVIVLEEGGNFSSKDFNQREADMMPMLYQEGGGRATKDLSITVLHAKCVGGTTVVNNCICFRTPENVLAQWQREFGIDQIDARSLEPHFERVERAMSVSPIEDYEINNNNRKLQQGAEKLGWKHGIIHHNRVNCSQCGCCMLGCPFDVKRNSMTVWIPQASGLGARIYPQFRVEKIRTAGAGRGRVSSVTGTIVESPRLPQSMHPSVYLEGSRVRGTEPLRRFTIHAKLFIVAGGAVNSPQLLLNSRVANSNGEVGRNLALHPLFAAFGLFEEELKSYRGIPQSIFVDQFRNEGFVLEGIFAHPTVAAASMPSFGAGHRTLMQRYAHYAAAYAQVKDGSNGRVTVDRWGHVVLDYKMSDNDLQAGLKGLGRIAEAFFAAGAKSVMTTHNPPLILQNADEVKKISGTPTRANDLTLFSAHPQGSCRMSADPTRGVVDGFCRSHDLKNLFICDASVFPTSIGVNPMITIMALADRCAGYIIENKHTLLNGS; encoded by the coding sequence TTGCTTAGAGATATGTATCTCGATCCCCAAACCGTGAGAGATGGCTTCACCGACAGCGCCGACGTGTGCCTGATCGGCAGCGGCGCCGGGGGGAGTGTCCTCGCAAAGAACCTGGTCGAAGCCGGCCTGAGTGTCATTGTCCTCGAAGAAGGTGGAAATTTTTCTTCAAAGGATTTCAACCAGCGCGAAGCGGACATGATGCCAATGCTCTATCAGGAGGGCGGCGGCCGGGCCACGAAGGACCTATCCATCACGGTCCTCCATGCCAAGTGCGTGGGCGGAACGACCGTGGTGAATAACTGCATCTGTTTTCGCACCCCCGAGAATGTGCTTGCACAGTGGCAGCGGGAGTTCGGCATCGATCAGATCGACGCGCGTTCCCTGGAGCCCCACTTTGAGCGTGTTGAAAGAGCGATGTCGGTGAGCCCGATCGAGGACTATGAAATCAACAACAACAATCGCAAGCTGCAGCAGGGGGCTGAGAAGCTCGGCTGGAAGCACGGCATCATCCACCACAACCGCGTCAACTGTTCCCAGTGTGGCTGCTGCATGCTGGGATGTCCTTTCGATGTCAAGCGGAACTCCATGACCGTGTGGATCCCGCAGGCCTCTGGACTGGGGGCGCGAATTTATCCGCAATTCCGGGTGGAGAAGATTCGGACGGCAGGCGCAGGACGTGGCCGGGTTTCCTCGGTGACGGGAACCATCGTTGAAAGCCCGCGGCTTCCGCAGTCAATGCATCCGTCGGTCTACCTGGAAGGCAGCCGGGTTCGGGGAACGGAACCCCTGCGGCGATTTACCATCCATGCCAAATTGTTCATCGTGGCGGGAGGCGCCGTCAATTCGCCTCAGCTTCTGTTGAACAGCCGCGTCGCCAATTCCAACGGCGAGGTTGGAAGAAACCTTGCTCTTCATCCCTTGTTTGCGGCCTTCGGTCTGTTTGAAGAGGAACTCAAGTCGTACCGCGGCATCCCTCAATCGATTTTTGTTGATCAATTCCGCAACGAAGGATTTGTGCTGGAGGGGATCTTTGCCCATCCGACGGTCGCAGCCGCCTCCATGCCTTCATTTGGCGCCGGTCATCGAACGTTGATGCAGCGGTACGCCCATTACGCCGCAGCCTATGCCCAGGTCAAGGACGGGTCCAATGGCCGGGTGACGGTGGACCGATGGGGCCACGTGGTCCTCGACTACAAGATGAGTGATAACGATTTGCAGGCGGGACTCAAGGGCCTGGGCAGAATTGCGGAAGCCTTTTTTGCCGCGGGGGCCAAGTCCGTAATGACCACTCACAATCCGCCCTTGATACTTCAAAACGCAGACGAGGTGAAGAAGATTTCCGGGACTCCCACGCGGGCGAACGACCTCACTCTTTTCTCCGCACACCCTCAAGGGAGCTGCCGCATGTCGGCCGATCCGACCCGCGGCGTGGTCGACGGGTTCTGCCGCTCCCACGATCTTAAGAATCTCTTCATTTGTGATGCCTCGGTCTTCCCTACCTCCATCGGCGTCAACCCGATGATCACCATCATGGCCCTGGCCGACCGCTGCGCCGGCTACATCATCGAGAATAAGCACACATTATTGAATGGCTCATGA
- a CDS encoding gluconate 2-dehydrogenase subunit 3 family protein — protein MLPAAEGLPGATDLKVAAHLDVYLSTMDRSVGQQIAQLLDLFEWSPLLFDFKPARFTSLTPDQRDEVLHGWATSRFEFRRTGFQALRRLSMAGYYGQEGSWKAIGYEGPYGG, from the coding sequence ATGCTTCCTGCGGCTGAAGGCTTGCCCGGCGCCACGGATTTGAAGGTCGCCGCCCACCTCGACGTCTATCTCTCCACGATGGACCGGTCCGTGGGGCAGCAGATCGCGCAGTTGCTTGACCTATTTGAATGGTCGCCGCTGTTGTTCGATTTCAAACCCGCCCGCTTTACCTCTCTAACCCCGGACCAACGCGATGAAGTCCTTCACGGGTGGGCAACGAGCCGCTTCGAATTTCGCCGCACCGGTTTCCAGGCCCTCCGCCGGCTTTCCATGGCGGGTTATTACGGGCAGGAGGGGTCATGGAAGGCGATTGGGTATGAAGGACCGTATGGGGGATGA
- a CDS encoding outer membrane protein transport protein has protein sequence MTGKTRSISQLYIAAIFLFSSVSMVFASGFTIYEQSVRAIGRGGAFAATADDATAIFYNPAGIGQLKGTHFSSGLSIINPALVRFHPNPALPGPTERFFNTTLLTPDRGFDGEISNNAFFPAAMYLTQSIKDRVTVGYGIYFPFALQTDFTNFRNDAQPVVLIQNGQKFSYRYPGRFASTRAILNVTMHNPTVGIEVTPNVYLGFGFDVAHADVTLEQSFLQPDDPGTLALGGAFAQQLFPQDFATNPAAAARAVVALLPEGRARLSGEATDVGGNAGILIKIPRYNTNLAFTYRSPITLHIDGKSNFAFAPATPITPFIGGTLGQLFPPEVGASAVLKLPPTYIFGISNHSLKNTELAFDFVMQDYRTVKNFPINFGTHTLALQDRIIPINNRPSLQYRFGVEHKHSDSLTYRFGYYYDLSPLPEKDVGILQPDSNRHGLTAGVSLPMPSLLPGHTTLDLNYLALFFTKRTVATATNVALGLAGRWDGFANVFGVGFNINPSKEKVAPVVYHPAATCTVQSSSIMQGKTTQVTALISDFDLDTVSYAWSSNGGKVSGTGSNVEFDSTDAAPGTYAVTAKVTDKKGNQAMCSVNVTVEAPPKPNQNPTVSCNADRTTLIEGESTRVHALASDPDGDPLTYAWSASAGRVVGSGADVAYDSAGATAGSTATVSVEVSDGRGGTARCSTAVQINAAPKPKPQPVSCLSAGFPGNSSRINNVDKACLDDVTLKMQNDPGSSLTITGFSDLSETAAKALAKRRAEATKTYLVKEKKLDANRIEAGSAPPVKGTTDEEKKKNRRIEIMFYPEGTKSK, from the coding sequence ATGACCGGCAAAACGCGAAGCATATCCCAGTTATACATCGCTGCGATCTTCTTATTTTCGAGTGTTTCAATGGTTTTTGCGTCGGGGTTCACGATCTACGAACAGAGTGTTCGTGCGATCGGTCGCGGGGGTGCGTTCGCCGCGACGGCAGACGACGCGACCGCGATCTTTTACAACCCCGCGGGAATCGGACAATTGAAAGGCACCCATTTTTCTTCCGGGCTGAGTATCATCAATCCGGCTCTGGTCCGTTTCCACCCCAACCCGGCGTTGCCCGGTCCTACGGAGCGTTTTTTCAACACCACCCTGCTGACCCCGGACCGGGGATTTGATGGCGAGATTTCCAACAATGCCTTCTTTCCCGCCGCCATGTATCTGACGCAGTCCATCAAGGACCGTGTGACGGTCGGGTACGGCATCTATTTTCCATTCGCCCTTCAAACCGACTTCACCAACTTCCGGAACGATGCGCAGCCGGTGGTCCTGATTCAAAACGGGCAGAAATTCAGCTACCGATATCCGGGCCGTTTTGCAAGCACGCGCGCGATTCTCAACGTCACCATGCACAATCCCACCGTGGGGATCGAAGTCACCCCGAATGTCTATTTGGGGTTTGGTTTTGACGTCGCCCATGCGGATGTCACTCTCGAGCAGAGTTTTCTTCAACCGGACGATCCCGGCACCCTGGCGCTGGGCGGGGCTTTCGCGCAACAGCTGTTTCCGCAGGATTTTGCGACGAATCCTGCCGCCGCCGCGCGGGCGGTGGTCGCCCTCCTCCCAGAGGGCCGAGCGCGGTTGTCCGGCGAAGCGACTGACGTGGGCGGCAACGCCGGCATCCTGATCAAGATTCCGCGATACAACACGAATCTCGCCTTCACCTATCGCTCCCCGATAACGCTGCACATTGATGGAAAGTCCAATTTCGCGTTCGCTCCCGCGACCCCGATTACTCCCTTTATCGGTGGAACCCTGGGTCAGCTGTTTCCACCCGAGGTTGGAGCGAGCGCCGTCTTGAAGCTTCCACCCACGTACATCTTCGGGATTTCCAACCATTCATTGAAAAACACGGAGTTGGCTTTTGATTTTGTGATGCAAGACTATCGCACCGTAAAGAACTTTCCGATCAATTTCGGGACGCACACCCTGGCGTTACAGGACCGCATCATTCCCATCAATAACCGGCCTTCGCTCCAGTACCGTTTCGGCGTGGAACACAAACACAGTGATTCCCTGACCTATCGCTTTGGATACTACTACGATCTTTCCCCCCTCCCGGAGAAGGACGTCGGTATTCTTCAGCCCGACTCCAATCGTCATGGGCTGACCGCAGGCGTTTCGCTGCCCATGCCCAGTCTTCTTCCCGGGCACACGACCCTCGACCTGAATTATCTGGCGCTGTTCTTCACCAAGCGAACCGTGGCCACGGCCACCAATGTGGCCCTCGGTCTGGCCGGTCGCTGGGATGGGTTTGCCAACGTTTTTGGCGTGGGGTTCAACATTAACCCGTCGAAGGAAAAGGTGGCGCCGGTCGTCTACCATCCTGCGGCAACCTGCACGGTTCAGTCCTCTTCGATCATGCAGGGAAAAACGACCCAGGTGACCGCCCTGATTTCCGATTTTGATCTCGATACCGTCAGTTATGCCTGGTCCTCCAACGGAGGCAAGGTCAGCGGGACCGGTTCGAACGTGGAATTTGATTCGACCGATGCTGCGCCGGGAACCTATGCGGTGACGGCAAAGGTGACCGACAAGAAAGGCAATCAGGCGATGTGTTCGGTCAACGTGACGGTGGAAGCCCCACCCAAGCCGAACCAGAACCCGACGGTTTCCTGCAATGCCGACCGGACGACGCTGATCGAGGGTGAGTCGACGAGAGTGCACGCCCTCGCCAGTGATCCGGACGGGGATCCTCTCACCTATGCCTGGTCGGCGAGTGCAGGCCGCGTCGTAGGGAGCGGGGCCGACGTCGCTTACGATTCGGCGGGTGCAACGGCAGGTTCCACGGCAACAGTCTCGGTGGAGGTGAGTGATGGCCGCGGAGGCACCGCCCGCTGTTCCACGGCGGTTCAAATCAATGCCGCACCCAAACCGAAGCCGCAGCCGGTCTCGTGCTTGAGCGCAGGTTTCCCCGGCAATTCATCGCGAATCAACAACGTCGACAAGGCCTGCCTCGACGATGTCACCCTGAAGATGCAGAATGATCCGGGTTCCTCGTTGACCATTACCGGGTTCTCGGATCTTTCCGAGACCGCAGCCAAGGCGCTGGCGAAACGGCGGGCTGAGGCCACCAAGACCTACCTGGTGAAGGAAAAGAAGCTCGATGCCAACCGCATTGAAGCCGGGTCGGCCCCACCGGTGAAGGGGACCACGGACGAGGAAAAGAAGAAAAACCGGCGCATCGAGATTATGTTCTATCCCGAGGGAACGAAGTCGAAATGA
- a CDS encoding tetratricopeptide repeat protein, whose protein sequence is MHKQIGLLIFGMMCVACLAFGQGADTARGTLDPRLVQADKLYTERADLTKVKFAIGLASDVMKSDPQSFEAASRLAEYYYFIGKRSPQGQQLDLFQRGIDFAKKAVELKPNEAAGYFWLATNQGLYGETKGLFSSMGMRKEIRANFEKAAQLDGGYYGGGPWRGLGRWDYRVPGLMGGDKKRSVEELEKALKIAPGNSLTKLYLAETYLDNGRKDDAKTQLNEILTMQPDPRWDVEHKENIQEAKKLLDKYFKK, encoded by the coding sequence ATGCATAAGCAAATCGGGCTTTTGATCTTTGGGATGATGTGCGTGGCGTGCCTTGCTTTCGGACAAGGGGCCGACACCGCTCGCGGGACGCTGGACCCCCGCCTGGTCCAGGCCGACAAGCTTTACACCGAGCGGGCGGACCTCACCAAAGTCAAATTTGCCATCGGCCTGGCGAGCGATGTGATGAAAAGCGACCCCCAAAGCTTCGAAGCCGCATCTCGATTGGCCGAGTATTATTATTTCATTGGAAAGCGTTCTCCCCAGGGCCAGCAGTTGGACTTGTTTCAGCGGGGAATCGACTTTGCAAAAAAGGCCGTAGAACTGAAGCCGAATGAGGCTGCAGGATATTTCTGGCTGGCCACCAATCAAGGGTTGTACGGAGAGACAAAGGGGCTTTTTTCCAGTATGGGGATGAGGAAGGAAATCCGCGCCAACTTTGAAAAGGCGGCACAACTCGATGGGGGCTATTACGGGGGAGGGCCCTGGCGCGGGCTCGGTCGCTGGGACTATCGGGTGCCCGGATTGATGGGGGGCGACAAGAAGCGCTCTGTGGAGGAGTTGGAGAAGGCCCTCAAGATCGCCCCGGGAAATTCATTGACGAAACTATACCTGGCGGAAACCTATCTCGACAACGGCAGGAAGGACGACGCCAAAACCCAGTTGAATGAAATCCTGACTATGCAGCCCGACCCCCGCTGGGACGTCGAACATAAGGAAAACATCCAAGAGGCGAAGAAGCTTCTCGATAAATATTTCAAAAAATAG
- a CDS encoding TetR family transcriptional regulator: MQRKESDKRREILRAAVPVFARSGFFNSKVSDVAKRAGVADGTIYLYFRNKDDLLISLFDQIMSEFVTRAVETLATTDDVVEKLRRLAALHLNSLGRNRELAIVFQIELRHSSKFMTRFSRTRLADYFDLIRNVVREGQRSGRFRRALNEKIVTKCFFGALDEMVTNWILSPRSYNLAALSDWVVDLFVCGMEKPGFSAPAVTNHAPPGGRPRSPKRKAHGHKPRSS; encoded by the coding sequence ATGCAGCGCAAAGAAAGCGATAAGCGAAGGGAGATTCTGCGGGCGGCCGTTCCGGTTTTTGCGCGAAGCGGTTTCTTCAATTCCAAGGTCTCCGATGTGGCCAAGCGGGCCGGAGTGGCGGACGGGACTATTTATCTCTATTTTCGGAACAAAGATGACCTGCTGATCTCCCTGTTCGACCAAATCATGTCGGAGTTTGTGACCCGGGCCGTCGAGACCCTGGCGACGACCGATGATGTGGTCGAAAAACTGCGCCGGCTGGCGGCCCTGCATTTGAACAGTCTGGGGCGAAATCGAGAGCTGGCGATTGTATTTCAAATCGAGCTTCGCCATAGCTCCAAGTTCATGACCCGGTTCTCCCGAACCCGGCTGGCGGATTACTTTGATCTCATCCGCAATGTCGTGCGGGAGGGTCAGCGCAGCGGCCGCTTTCGAAGGGCGCTCAATGAGAAGATTGTCACGAAATGCTTTTTTGGGGCGCTGGACGAAATGGTGACGAATTGGATTCTCAGTCCGCGTTCTTACAATCTCGCGGCGCTCTCGGATTGGGTGGTCGACCTGTTTGTCTGCGGTATGGAGAAACCGGGCTTTTCCGCACCTGCTGTCACGAATCATGCGCCACCAGGCGGGCGCCCCAGGTCACCGAAACGAAAGGCACACGGCCATAAGCCTCGCTCTTCTTGA
- a CDS encoding long-chain fatty acid--CoA ligase codes for MSISTLNDLFLHTTSTILKPNLLMHKVGGAYTPLSTQEVRQAVEEFACGLAALGISRGDRVALLSENRPGWAISDYAILGVGAVSVPIYPTLPPKQIQYILEDSESKAIIVSTAAQMEKVNSIFEAVPGLQWIIPLDELPMQGEHVRSYSTVCALGRDRRRQQPDLFVKFCGEAKPEDMATLIYTSGTTGNPKGVMLSHKNIVSNVKACAGHIDMTAEDVALCLLPLCHIYERMIDYLVFFNGVTIAYAESIDAVATNMMEVRPTFMASVPRLYEKMYMRLQERAAAGSGAQRKIFDWAVATGRVWAKQKLAQKPVGGWLELKHRLADRLVFSKFRARTGGRIRFFLSGGAPLARELGEFFYSAGLLILEGYGLTETSPVITFNRSDRFRFGTVGQAVPGVEVKTAEDGEILTRSDAVMMGYYRHPEGTAEVIVDGWFHTGDIGALDEDGFLRITDRKKDLIVTSGGKNVAPQNIENQLKVCSVVQNIVVVGNRRNYVSALVVPNFERIEAHARMAGIAFQSREELVKNPEIVDFVLKEINAATPELASFERIKKIALLPSDFTIESGELTPTMKVKRNVVEVRYKEQIDRLYG; via the coding sequence ATGTCCATCAGCACTCTCAATGATCTCTTTCTTCACACCACGTCCACGATCCTCAAGCCAAACCTGCTGATGCACAAGGTCGGCGGCGCATACACCCCGCTGTCGACGCAGGAAGTCCGTCAGGCCGTGGAAGAGTTCGCGTGCGGGCTGGCCGCCCTGGGCATCTCGCGAGGCGACCGGGTCGCCCTGCTCAGTGAAAACCGGCCGGGGTGGGCGATTTCAGATTACGCGATCCTCGGGGTCGGCGCGGTCAGCGTGCCGATCTATCCGACCCTTCCCCCCAAGCAGATCCAGTACATTTTGGAGGACAGTGAATCCAAAGCCATCATTGTGTCTACTGCGGCCCAGATGGAGAAGGTCAATTCCATCTTCGAGGCCGTGCCTGGCCTGCAATGGATCATCCCCTTGGATGAACTCCCCATGCAGGGCGAGCATGTTCGAAGCTATTCGACCGTGTGTGCCCTCGGGAGAGACAGGCGCCGGCAGCAACCGGATCTCTTTGTGAAGTTCTGTGGAGAGGCAAAACCGGAGGACATGGCTACGCTGATATACACCTCCGGGACAACGGGAAACCCCAAAGGAGTCATGCTTTCCCACAAGAATATAGTCTCGAATGTCAAGGCCTGTGCGGGCCACATCGACATGACGGCCGAGGATGTGGCGCTCTGCCTGTTGCCGCTGTGTCATATTTACGAGCGGATGATCGACTACCTAGTCTTTTTCAATGGAGTGACGATTGCGTATGCCGAGTCCATCGACGCCGTGGCCACGAACATGATGGAAGTCCGCCCGACGTTCATGGCCAGTGTGCCGCGGCTCTACGAGAAAATGTACATGCGTCTCCAGGAGCGGGCGGCCGCCGGGTCAGGCGCCCAGCGGAAAATCTTTGATTGGGCGGTCGCCACGGGACGGGTGTGGGCGAAACAGAAGCTGGCACAGAAACCCGTGGGGGGCTGGCTGGAATTAAAGCATCGGCTGGCGGACCGTCTCGTTTTCTCCAAGTTTCGTGCTCGGACGGGCGGCCGCATCCGGTTCTTTCTCTCCGGAGGGGCTCCGCTGGCGCGCGAACTGGGGGAATTCTTCTACTCGGCGGGGCTGCTGATCCTTGAAGGGTATGGATTGACGGAAACCTCGCCGGTCATCACCTTCAATCGGAGTGACCGTTTCAGGTTTGGGACCGTGGGACAAGCGGTGCCGGGCGTCGAGGTAAAGACCGCTGAAGACGGCGAGATCCTGACCCGAAGCGATGCCGTCATGATGGGGTATTATCGCCACCCGGAGGGTACCGCCGAGGTGATTGTCGACGGCTGGTTCCACACCGGCGATATCGGGGCCCTGGATGAAGACGGTTTCCTGCGGATCACGGATCGGAAGAAGGACTTGATTGTCACCTCCGGGGGAAAGAATGTCGCCCCGCAGAATATCGAAAACCAGCTGAAGGTTTGCAGTGTCGTCCAGAACATTGTGGTCGTCGGCAACCGGAGGAATTACGTCAGCGCCCTCGTGGTCCCCAATTTTGAGCGGATTGAGGCCCATGCCCGCATGGCGGGGATCGCCTTCCAGTCGAGGGAAGAGCTGGTGAAGAATCCTGAAATCGTGGATTTCGTCCTAAAAGAAATCAATGCTGCCACCCCCGAGTTGGCCAGTTTCGAGCGCATTAAGAAGATCGCCTTGTTGCCCAGCGATTTCACCATCGAGTCCGGAGAGCTGACCCCCACGATGAAAGTGAAGAGGAATGTGGTGGAGGTGCGTTACAAGGAGCAGATCGACCGCCTGTACGGGTAG